A single genomic interval of Juglans regia cultivar Chandler chromosome 1, Walnut 2.0, whole genome shotgun sequence harbors:
- the LOC109010146 gene encoding histone-lysine N-methyltransferase ATXR3 translates to MGDGGVACMPLQQQHHMERFPIPEKTLYGNGSKNGSNSNNNGFNSKSLKLADTERKKKMKVKKEQFAKNGESEKSDLGFNRGKKSSREVENGETFAEKVQKEEVEEGELGTLNGDFVSRRSEIEKGEIVDKWRRSEVEKGEVAYGKWRKDEVEKGEIVPEKTRRGEAERVDFGSWRGSKDEIEKGEFIPDRWHKGEAPRDEYNHYKSRRYELGNDKGSRFEVERTPPSGKYSGDDSFRRKEFNRNGSQLCKSTPRWESGQERNIRISSKIVDEEGLYRNEYSNGKNHGRDYSSGNRLKRYGTDSDSTERKYHGDYGDYVGSKTRRLSEDSNRTAHSDHYSRRSVERSYRNLASSKMTPSEKYSSRHYESSLSSRIVYDRHGRSPGHSERSPLDRARYYDHRDRSPVRRERSPYGRERSPHGRERSPHGRNRHHDHRNRTPTHAERSPHDRARNHDRRDRTPNYQERSPIDRSRPSSYREASRKGGTSEKRNPQIGSKEQEDKPSQRDPIEKDSHYSAKESQDTSSVHNVNGSLEKDVECETHKEEQSQSPSIACKESSHVDGTLPEELPSMEEDMDICDTPPHIPVVADSATGKWFYLDYYGMECGPSKLGDLKTLVGEGALMSDHLIRHLDSDRWVTVENATSPLITVSFPFIASDTITQLVKPPEAPGNLLADTGDTRQFGPGEEIPVTLSEFLVCTDNSAAAFEPSEDLHIDERVGALLHGFPVVPGKELETVAEALQMRIEPTEWGEGWGNSEGFAWYQTHRSEAFDQKNDQLSRISDIKSKEDAESRLIATSDKDHGFACGEFGDWFSGRWPCKGGDWKRNDEAGQDKSFRKKLVLNDGFSLCQMPKSGYEDPRWHRKDDLYYPSHSRRLDLPPWAFSLSDEKNDCSGVSRPVQSKSTAIVRGVKGTMLTVVRINACVVKDHGSFISDPRTKVRGKERYSSRSSRPYSSGSDGKRSSTECDSQSKSANDQGSQDSWKCGASINPPKDRLCSVDDLQLHLGDWYYLDGAGHELGPSSFSHLQVLADQGVIQKHISVFRKFDKIWVPVLSAGETTEASVKSDQENTSASGDSSRPFSQSQGTALGDSKTKPSFSHDLHPQFIGYTRGKLHELVMKSYKSREFAAAINEVLDPWINVRQPKKEMEKHIYRKSEGDAHAAKRARLLGDEIEEYEVEEDMHTIKDESTFDDLCGDVFFNREENENSESEMGSWGLLDGHVLARVFHFLRSDIKSLAFISLTCKHWRAASSFYKDISRHIDLSTLGPNCTDSILLNIMNGYGKGRMNSMVLKGCTNITSELLEEILHSFPCISYIDIRGCSQFDELVLKFANINWIKTRISRVTKIFEESPSKIRSLKQITERTSSISKKGLGGDMDDFGELKDYFDSVDKRDSANQLFRRSLYKRSKLFDARKSSSILSRDARMRRWAIKKSDNSYKRMEEFILSGLKDIMNKNTFDFFVPKVAEIEDRIKKGYYIGHGLSSVKEDISRMCRDAIKAKNRGDAGDMNHIIPLFIKLATRLEDSSKSSYERDEMMKSWEDDSPAASKYKKKLNKSLTERKYVNKSNGTSFSNYGLDYVEYASDREIRRRLSKLNKKSMHSESETSDDLDRSSDGKSESESTASDVESDLDIRSEVRPADSRGNGHFIRDEGLDSMTDDREWGARMTKASLVPPVTRKYEVIDQYVTVADDEDVQRKMRVSLPEDYVEKLHAQKSGTEESDMELPEVKDYKPRKQLGVEVLEQEVYGIDPYTHNLLLDSMPEELDWPLLEKHLFIEDVLLQALNKQVRQFTGTGNTPMMYPLQPVIEEIEKAAEEDCDIRTVRMCQGILKAIDSRADDKYVAYRKGLGVVCNKEEGFGEEDFVVEFLGEVYPVWKWFEKQDGIRSLQKNSKDPAPEFYNIYLERPKGDADGYDLVVVDAMHKANYASRICHSCRPNCEAKVTAVGGHYQIGIYSVRKIQYGEEITFDYNSVTESKEEYEVSVCLCGSQVCRGSYLNLTGEGAFQKVLEDCHGVLDGHQLMLEACELNSVSEEDYLDLGRAGLGSCLLGGLPEWVVAYSARLVRFINFERTKLPAEILKHNLEEKRKYFSDICLEVEKSDAEVQAEGVYNQRLQNLAVTLDKVRYVMRCIFGDPKKAPPPLEKLSPEEVVSFFWKGEGSFVDELLQCMAPHVEEGTLNDLKSKIHAHDPSGSDDIQKELQRSLLWLRDEVRNLPCTYKSRHDAAADLIHIYAYTKCFFRIREYKAVTSPPVYISPLDLGPKYAEILGDGFQEYCKTYGENYCLGQLIFWHNQTSADPDCSLARASRGCLLLPEIGSFYAKVLKPSRHRVYGPRTVRFMLARMEKQPQRPWPKDRIWSFKSSSNVFGSPMLDAVLNNSSLDREMVQWLKHRPAIFQAMWDR, encoded by the exons ATGGGCGATGGAGGCGTCGCATGCATGCCTTTGCAGCAGCAGCATCATATGGAGAGGTTTCCAATTCCGGAGAAGACGCTCTATGGTAACGGAAGCAAGAATGGGAGCAATAGCAACAACAATGGGTTCAATTCCAAGTCGCTCAAGTTGGCTGACACGGAGcgaaagaagaagatgaaggtgaAGAAAGAGCAATTCGCGAAGAACGGAGAGTCCGAAAAGAGTGATTTGGGATTCAATAGAGGTAAAAAGAGTAGTAGGGAAGTTGAAAATGGTGAAACTTTTGCTGAGAAGGTACAGAAGGAAGAGGTAGAAGAGGGTGAATTAGGGACTTTGAATGGAGATTTTGTGTCTCGGAGAAGTGAAATTGAGAAGGGAGAGATTGTTGATAAATGGAGAAGAAGTGAGGTGGAGAAAGGAGAGGTTGCTTATGGTAAGTGGAGGAAAGATGAGGTGGAGAAGGGTGAGATAGTGCCGGAGAAGACTAGGAGAGGAGAAGCAGAGAGAGTGGATTTTGGGTCGTGGAGAGGCTCAAAAGATGAGATTGAAAAGGGAGAGTTCATTCCAGATAGATGGCATAAAGGGGAAGCACCAAGGGATGAGTACAATCATTATAAATCACGCAGGTATGAGTTGGGTAATGATAAGGGGAGTAGATTTGAGGTTGAGCGTACACCACCTTCTGGGAAGTATTCGGGGGATGATAGTTTCCGTAGGAAAGAGTTCAACAGAAATGGAAGTCAGCTCTGCAAAAGTACTCCCAGGTGGGAGAGTGGTCAGGAGAGGAATATAAGGATCAGTTCAAAAATTGTAGACGAGGAAGGTTTGTATAGGAATGAATACAGTAATGGGAAGAACCATGGGAGAGATTACTCTTCTGGTAACCGGTTGAAGCGGTATGGCACTGATTCGGATAGCACAGAGCGGAAGTATCATGGAGATTACGGGGATTATGTGGGCTCAAAAACCCGGAGGCTTTCTGAAGACAGCAACCGCACTGCCCATTCAGATCATTATTCACGCCGTTCTGTTGAGAGGTCTTACAGGAATTTAGCTTCATCAAAGATGACTCCATCAGAAAAGTACTCCTCCAGGCATTATGaatcttctttatcttcaagAATAGTTTATGACAGGCATGGGCGTAGCCCTGGACATTCCGAGCGGTCACCACTTGACAGGGCCCGGTATTATGATCATCGTGACAGGAGTCCTGTCCGTCGGGAGAGGTCACCATACGGTCGTGAGAGATCACCTCATGGTCGGGAGAGATCTCCACATGGTCGGAATCGACACCATGATCATAGAAATCGAACTCCTACTCATGCAGAGCGGTCCCCACACGATCGAGCTCGAAACCATGATCGTAGGGATAGGACCCCTAACTATCAGGAGCGGTCCCCAATTGATCGAAGTAGGCCCAGTAGTTACCGAGAAGCAAGTCGTAAAGGAGGAACAAGTGAGAAGCGTAATCCTCAGATTGGTAGTAAAGAGCAAGAAGATAAGCCCAGCCAGAGGGATCCCATTGAAAAAGACTCGCATTATTCAGCTAAAGAGTCTCAAGATACTAGCAGTGTACATAATGTTAATGGCTCTCTGGAGAAAGATGTCGAGTGTGAGACTCACAAAGAAGAGCAGTCTCAGAGTCCAAGCATTGCTTGCAAAGAATCGTCCCATGTTGATGGGACTCTTCCTGAAGAGCTACCATCTATGGAAGAAGATATGGATATATGTGACACGCCACCACATATCCCAGTGGTGGCTGATTCGGCTACAGGGAAATGGTTTTACCTCGATTATTATGGCATGGAATGTGGGCCTTCTAAATTAGGCGATCTTAAAACACTTGTGGGAGAAGGGGCTCTAATGTCAGATCACTTGATTAGGCACTTAGATAGTGATAGGTGGGTAACTGTTGAAAATGCAACGTCTCCGTTGATAACTGTGAGTTTCCCATTCATTGCATCGGACACCATAACTCAGCTGGTGAAGCCTCCCGAAGCTCCTGGTAATCTTTTGGCTGATACTGGAGATACTAGGCAATTTGGTCCTGGTGAGGAAATACCCGTCACTTTATCCGAGTTTCTGGTTTGCACGGATAACAGTGCAGCTGCTTTTGAGCCTTCAGAAGATCTTCACATTGATGAAAGGGTTGGGGCTCTGTTACATGGCTTCCCTGTCGTTCCTGGCAAGGAACTTGAGACTGTTGCAG AAGCTCTACAAATGAGGATTGAGCCTACTGAATGGGGGGAGGGATGGGGAAATTCTGAAG GTTTTGCTTGGTATCAAACTCACAGAAGCGAAGCTTTTGATCAGAAAAATGATCAATTGTCTAGAATTTCCGACATCAAATCAAAAGAAGATGCAGAATCCAGGTTAATTGCGACTTCTGACAAGGATCATGGTTTTGCCTGTGGAGAATTTGGTGACTGGTTTTCTGGCCGATGGCCATGTAAGGGTGGCGACTGGAAGAGGAATGATGAGGCTGGACAGGATAAGTCTTTCAGAAAGAAGCTTGTTCTCAATGATGGTTTCTCATTATGCCAGATGCCAAAGTCTGGTTATGAGGACCCTCGCTGGCATCGAAAAGATGACTTGTACTATCCATCTCACAGCAGGAGGCTTGATCTCCCTCCTTGGGCTTTTTCTTTATCAGATGAGAAGAATGATTGCAGTGGCGTGAGCAGACCAGTTCAGAGCAAGTCTACTGCTATTGTTAGGGGAGTGAAAGGAACAATGCTTACAGTGGTCAGGATAAATGCATGTGTGGTTAAAGACCATGGTTCATTTATTTCTGATCCACGAACAAAAGTCAGAGGAAAGGAGAGATATTCTTCAAGGTCTTCTCGTCCATACTCTTCAGGTAGTGATGGCAAGAGATCGTCAACAGAATGTGATTCTCAATCCAAAAGTGCTAATGATCAAGGTTCACAAGACTCCTGGAAATGCGGGGCATCCATCAACCCTCCAAAAGACCGTCTTTGCTCAGTTGACGATTTGCAATTGCATTTGGGGGATTGGTACTACCTTGATGGTGCTGGGCATGAACTAGGGCCTTCTTCATTTTCACACCTGCAGGTCTTAGCAGATCAAGGTGTCATTCAGAAACACATCAGTGTTTTcagaaaatttgataaaatttggGTTCCAGTTCTCTCTGCTGGAGAGACCACTGAAGCCAGTGTCAAGAGCGACCAGGAGAATACTTCTGCGAGTGGTGATTCTTCAAGACCTTTTTCACAATCTCAAGGCACTGCCCTTGGTGATTCTAAAACGAAACCAAGTTTCTCACACGACCTACATCCTCAGTTCATCGGTTATACTCGTGGGAAGCTGCATGAATTGGTAATGAAATCATATAAGAGCCGTGAGTTTGCTGCAGCCATTAATGAAGTCTTAGATCCATGGATCAATGTTAGGCAGCCTAAAAAGGAGATGGAGAAGCATATATACCGTAAATCAG AAGGTGATGCACATGCTGCCAAGAGAGCACGGCTGCTGGGGGATGAGATTGAAGAATATGAAGTAGAAGAGGACATGCACACAATTAAGGATGAATCCACATTTGATGATCTTTGTGGTGATGTTTTTTTTAACCGAGAGGAGAATGAAAATTCTGAATCTGAAATGGGAAGCTGGGGTTTATTGGATGGTCATGTCCTGGCACGGGTTTTTCATTTTCTGAGATCAGATATCAAATCCCTTGCCTTTATTTCTTTGACTTGTAAACACTGGAGAGCCGCGAGCAGTTTTTACAAGGACATCTCAAGACATATTGACCTGTCAACTTTGGGTCCTAACTGCACTGACTCCATTCTCTTGAACATCATG AATGGTTATGGAAAAGGAAGGATGAATTCAATGGTTCTTAAAGGTTGTACAAACATTACCTCCGAGCTGCTTGAAGAGATTTTGCATTCGTTTCCTTGTATATCTTATATAGATATTAGAGGTTGCAGCCAGTTTGATGAGTTGGTCCTCAAATTTGCGAACATTAACTGGATCAAGACCCGAATTTCACGTGTTACAAAGATATTTGAGGAATCACCGTCTAAAATAAGAAGTCTTAAACAGATTACTGAGAGAACTTCATCGATTTCCAAAAAGGGTCTGGGTGGTGATATGGATGATTTTGGTGAACTAAAGGACTATTTTGATAGTGTGGATAAGAGAGACTCAGCAAATCAGTTATTCCGCCGAAGCTTATACAAACGATCAAAACTATTTGACGCCAGAAAGTCGTCTTCCATTCTATCTAGGGATGCTCGAATGAGGCGGTGGGCCATTAAGAAATCTGATAATAGTTACAAAAGAATGGAAGAATTTATTCTTTCGGGTCTTAAGGACATAATGAATAAGAATACTTTTGATTTCTTTGTGCCCAAG GTTGCAGAAATTGAAGACAGAATTAAAAAGGGTTATTACATTGGCCATGGATTGAGCTCTGTCAAGGAGGATATCAGTCGAATGTGCAGAGACGCAATAAA AGCAAAGAATCGGGGCGATGCTGGAGACATGAATCATattattcctttatttattaAACTTGCCACACGATTGGAAGACAGTTCTAAGTCGTCATAtgaaagagatgagatgatgaaGTCCTGGGAAGATGATTCACCTGCTGCCTCAAAGTATAAGAAGAAGCTCAATAAATCTTTGACTGAAAGGAAGTATGTGAATAAGAGTAATGGCACTTCCTTCTCAAATTATGGTTTGGATTATGTAGAGTATGCATCTGATCGAGAAATCAGAAGGCGGTTAtccaaattgaataaaaaatctatGCACTCGGAGAGTGAAACATCTGATGACCTTGACAGGTCTTCAGATGgcaagagtgagagtgagagcaCAGCCTCAGATGTGGAAAGTGATTTGGATATTCGGTCAGAAGTTCGACCTGCAGACTCAAGAGGGAATGGACACTTTATTCGAGATGAGGGCTTGGATTCTATGACTGATGATCGTGAATGGGGTGCTCGCATGACCAAAGCAAGCCTGGTTCCTCCTGTTACAAGAAAATATGAAGTCATTGATCAATATGTTACTGTTGCGGATGATGAGGACGTGCAACGGAAGATGCGAGTATCTTTACCAGAGGACTATGTTGAGAAACTCCATGCACAGAAAAGTGGCACTGAGGAGTCTGATATGGAACTTCCTGAAGTCAAGGATTATAAACCTAGAAAACAGCTTGGAGTTGAGGTTTTAGAGCAAGAGGTTTATGGAATTGATCCCTACACTCACAATCTTTTGCTTGATTCAATGCCAGAGGAGTTGGATTGGCCTTTACTCGAGAAGCATTTGTTTATCGAAGATGTGCTCCTTCAAGCTTTGAATAAGCAAGTTAGGCAATTCACTGGAACTGGAAACACTCCTATGATGTATCCCTTGCAGCCTGTTATTGAAGAAATCGAAAAGGCTGCTGAAGAAGACTGCGATATACGAACTGTGAGAATGTGTCAGGGTATTTTGAAGGCCATAGACAGTCGTGCCGATGACAAATATGTTGCTTACAGAAAG GGGCTTGGTGTTGTTTGCAACAAAGAAGAAGGTTTTGGAGAAGaggattttgttgtggagttttTGGGAGAG gtTTATCCTGTTTGGAAATGGTTCGAGAAGCAAGATGGGATTCGATCTTTGCAGAAAAATAGTAAAGATCCAGCTCCGGAATTTTACAACATCTATCTTGAAAGGCCAAAG GGTGATGCTGATGGGTATGATTTGGTGGTTGTTGATGCAATGCATAAGGCAAACTATGCAAGTCGAATATGCCACTCGTGTCGACCTAATTGTGAAGCAAA GGTTACTGCTGTAGGTGGTCATTACCAGATTGGAATCTATTCTGTACGTAAAATTCAATATGGCGAGGAGATCACATTTGATTATAATTCTGTTACAGAG AGTAAAGAAGAATATGAAGTGTCAGTTTGTTTGTGTGGCAGCCAAGTTTGCCGGGGCAGCTACTTGAATCTGACAGGTGAAGGGGCTTTCCAAAAG GTACTGGAGGACTGTCATGGAGTTCTTGATGGTCATCAGTTAATGCTAGAAGCTTGCGAATTAAACTCAGTATCTGAAGAGGATTATCTTGACTTGGGGAGGGCTGGTTTAGGCAGTTGTTTGCTTGGTGGGCTGCCTGAATGGGTAGTAGCCTATTCAGCTCGCCTG GtgagatttataaattttgaaaggaCAAAGTTACCTGCAGAGATTCTAAAGCATAATTTggaggaaaaaaggaaatatttttcagatatttgtCTTGAGGTTGAGAAGAGTGATGCCGAGGTTCAG GCTGAGGGTGTGTACAATCAAAGGCTTCAGAATTTGGCTGTTACTCTTGACAAG GTGAGATATGTTATGAGATGCATTTTTGGTGACCCAAAGAAAGCACCACCTCCTCTGGAGAAGCTGAGTCCCGAAGAAGTTGTTTCCTTTTTCTGGAAAGGAGAAGGATCATTTGTCGATGAGCTTCTCCAATGCATGGCTCCTCATGTGGAAGAAGGCACGCTAAATGATCTCAAGTCCAAGATTCATGCTCATGATCCATCAGGGTCGGATGACATTCAGAAAGAACTTCAGAGATCTTTACTATG GCTGAGAGATGAGGTCCGAAATCTTCCATGTACCTACAAGTCTCGGCATGATGCGGCAGCTGACTTGATCCATATTTATGCATACACAAAGTGCTTTTTTAGAATACGG GAATATAAAGCTGTAACGTCTCCACCGGTTTACATTAGTCCACTTGACTTGGGCCCCAAGTATGCTGAAATATTGGGGGATGGCTTTCAAGAGTATTGCAAGACCTACGGTGAGAACTATTGTTTAGGACAGCTAATTTTTTGGCATAACCAAACCAGTGCGGACCCAGATTGTAGCTTGGCCAGAGCAAGTAGGGGTTGCTTGCTGTTACCTGAGATCGGTTCCTTCTATGCCAAGGTTCTGAAACCATCAAGGCATCGTGTTTATGGCCCAAGGACTGTGAGATTTATGCTGGCAAGAATG
- the LOC118348134 gene encoding uncharacterized protein LOC118348134, giving the protein MVRPKDQFWVYAEDLKNGRFSCNFCHLQFPGGISRIKWHLSGRKCHDIKVCEQVPRHIQLEVRKVLDTPNKIKADRSSLVEDENHSILSVPSRCPNLYTENDSILVGQNNNNVREGDNLSTPASSSRAQNACNKKDKYCQEVLDEQLAKLCFFFGIHPKAVVSPIFEDFVKSIVEFGPGYQPPSPFTLGTELMSNVEMKAKKYVEDLINDSFQANCTLMVNIWIDYNDFNEDRNNRVDIFVYSQRGVVCLKSCNYGLREGIQEAISSTIEFLDPSHIVQLIYNDYEDHHYLNCEFSTIRNTVLENHPWICVNHCPVVVIKDFLYEMRSWSKLRSLIGLVRLILSYTYHHSNMSFRRGKKRPKEDYASIIFMFKSVLEVEDELKAVQFSMITLSSDRVKLLDEQNVAEHLRCAKFIDYIIRRKQFWSRVKAVAQVWFLMFQTRCLVNREDSSIGYLYEMIERVSDGIDKSRNYDCSLYDFAWEKFSDMRRKIIHLIHAAAAFLNPAYMCSDNFKENVEMIAGMDYVYENMVESEEKEAFTMQIQQYRTKMPNLFTAQAMTMLKTCHPRIWWDCGKHTPVLRKYAIGILCQPCSTSVCKRYQVPQGDWRSEDNWSVQVNTMIMSMNNYSESLRLEPIILDKLGGGEDDDALKDVEELVDKYYMDHVLPRAIH; this is encoded by the exons atggtTCGACCAAAAGACCAGTTTTGGGTGTATGcagaggatttgaaaaatggtcGTTTTTCCTGTAATTTTTGTCATCTTCAATTTCCGGGAGGTATTTCTAGGATAAAATGGCATTTGTCTGGACGTAAGTGCCACGATATTAAAGTTTGTGAACAAGTGCCACGACATATTCAGTTAGAAGTGAGAAAAGTACTCGACACTCCCAATAAGATCAAAGCTGATAGATCATCTCTGGTTGAGGATGAAAATCACTCAATTCTTTCAGTACCATCTCGTTGCCCAAATCTATATACGGAAAACGATAGCATTTTGGTGGGTCAAAATAACAATAACGTTAGAGAGGGTGATAATCTTTCCACTCCAGCTTCGTCATCACGTGCGCAAAATGCATGTAACAAAAAGGATAAGTACTGTCAAGAAGTACTTGATGAACAATTGGCTAAGTTGTGCTTCTTCTTTGGTATTCATCCTAAGGCCGTTGTCTCTCCCATTTTCGAGGACTTTGTGAAGAGTATTGTTGAATTTGGACCCGGTTATCAACCACCAAGTCCTTTTACCCTCGGGACTGAGTTGATGTCAAATGTGGAAATGAAAGCTAAAAAATATGTTGAGGATCTCATAAATGATTCATTTCAAGCAAATTGTACCTTGATGGTCAACATTTGGATagattataatgatttcaatgaAGACCGTAATAACCGTGTGGATATCTTTGTTTATTCGCAAAGAGGTGTGGTATGCTTGAAATCATGTAATTATGGGTTAAGAGAAGGTATTCAAGAAGCCATATCTTCTACAATTGAGTTCCTTGACCCCAGCCACATTGTACAACTTATATACAATGATTACGAGGATCATCATTATTTAAACTGTGAGTTCTCCACAATTAGGAATACGGTTTTAGAGAACCATCCTTGGATTTGCGTGAATCATTGTCCTGTTGTTGTTATTAAGGACTTCCTTTATGAAATGAGATCATGGTCGAAACTGCGTTCTTTAATTGGTCTTGTGAGATTAATACTTTCATACACTTATCATCATTCCAATATGTCATTTAGAAGAGGGAAGAAAAGACCGAAAGAAGATTATGCATCCattatttttatgttcaaaTCAGTTTTAGAAGTTGAAGATGAACTGAAAGCCGTGCAATTTTCTATGATAACATTGTCGAGTGATCGGGTGAAATTGCTTGATGAGCAGAATGTAGCGGAACATCTTAGATGTGCAAAATTTATTGATTACATTATCCGCCGTAAACAGTTTTGGAGTCGAGTGAAAGCAGTGGCACAAGTGTGGTTTTTAATGTTTCAGACTCGATGCCTGGTTAATCGCGAGGACTCAAGTATAGGATACTTGTATGAGATGATAGAAAGGGTGAGCGATGGGATTGACAAAAGTCGTAACTATGATTGTTCCCTTTATGATTTTGCATGGGAAAAATTCAGTGATATGAGAAGGAAGATTATTCATCTAATACATGCAGCTGCTGCCTTTTTAAATCCAGCTTATATGTGTAGTgataattttaaggaaaatgttgAAATGATAGCTGGCATGGATTATGTGTATGAAAATATGGTCGAGTCAGAGGAAAAGGAAGCATTTACCATGCAAATACAACAATACCGCACGAAAATGCCAAATTTATTCACAGCTCAAGCCATGACAATGTTAAAAACATGCCATCCTC GAATATGGTGGGACTGTGGAAAACATACCCCGGTATTAAGGAAATATGCAATTGGAATATTGTGTCAACCTTGTAGTACTTCAGTTTGTAAGCGTTATCAAGTGCCGCAAGGTGATTGGAGATCAGAAGATAATTGGTCAGTACAAGTGAATACAATGATCATGAGCATGAATAATTATTCTGAATCATTACGGTTGGAACCGATCATTCTTGATAAACTTGGCGGCGGTGAAGATGACGATGCTCTTAAGGATGTGGAGGAACTGGTTGACAAATACTACATGGATCATGTTTTACCTCGCGCGATTCACTGA